From Capra hircus breed San Clemente chromosome 1, ASM170441v1, whole genome shotgun sequence:
tgagcaactgagctgaactgaactgagctctgcatgtaagttaaataagcagggtgacaacatacagcctggatatagtcctttcccaattttgaaccagtcagttgttccacgtccagttctaactgttgcttcctgtcctacattcaggtttctcaggagacaggtaaggtggtctggtattcccatgtccaCAGTTTactttccagaattttccacagtttattgtgatccacatagtcaaaggctttagtgtagtcaatgaagcagaatcacagccttgtcatggcaaagaggcctgtataactcaatgaagctatgagccatgccttgtagggccacccaagatgggtgggtcatagtgaaaagttctgacagaatgtagtccactggaggagggaaggatacCCCCTCCCCCTTCATGGATCATATCTGCAAAACATGTACCAAAAAAGTCTGGTATCCAGAATACACAACTCAATCATAAGAAGATAAGCTACTCACTTATTTAAATGGTCAAAAGATGTGTACAGACAGGGCCCCAGATTCCAGGAGCATTGGCACACTCTCCTTCTCCAGCTGCTGGCTGGATGCAGAAGCTGGGCCCTCCCCAGCAGCCAACCCCCCACTCCTGCCTGCTCCTCACCCTCCTCACCATTCAGGTAGTAGCTCCTCCTGGTTCGGTCCCCGGAGGGCAGGCTGCTCTCTGAGAAGCACACCTTTTTGGGCCGGCCCACTTCCCGGGTCTCCAGCAGGGTCTTCTCCACCAGTGGGTCCTGCAAGGGGCTCAGAAGTGGGGACAGCTTTCGGTCGGAGCCTCGGGAGACACGCAGTTCTGGGGAGCTGAGAAAAGCCTTGAAGGGCACCTGGGAGGACGTCACGCAGCCCGGGGAGGCGTCGTCCTCACTGGAGAGAGGGGCATGTGAGCACAGCAGGTCTTCCAGGGAGGACCCCTGCAGCTGGGAGGGTGCATCAGGGCCACTGGTGAACCTTCCAAAGTCTGGaactggggcagggagggaggaacaaGCTGTGAGGCGGAGGCTCCTGGAGCACCCGCATCTTGCAGAGACCCTGCCCCCAGCTCTGACATCCGCCCCCACTTCCCctctggaggaggtgatggatCCCAGGACACCAGCAGCCCCGGGTTCAGAGGCACAGCACACGTATGGCCTCCAACACTCCCACTGTGTGTCCACACACTGTGACAGTGACCTACATGTGtgtcttaaattttatataaatggtatCGTCCAGCACCTTTTATTATGAAACTTctttttttgagatttatccatgatGAGTGTGTCATTGGGTAGCTCTATGGTTCACTGAACCATTTCCTGGCACACGTGCATACATGGGCACATATctgcacatacatgcacacacacacatggatttttttcatCTACCCCCCACCCTGCTGCACATGGGACTGTTTCCAGGATTCCTTGTAAAAGCAGAGCGGTGGTCAGCGTCCCTCATGTGTGTCCCCTGCCAGACACACGGTCCAGGAACTGTCATGAAGTCACAGCAGTGAGGCAGCAAGGGCCCCCGGTGCTTGTTCTTCCTCTGGCTCAGTCCCAGGAGCCTGGGCCCCTTTGTTCAGGACTCCCATATTCCCAGGGGAGGTAGGCCATCCCAGCCATGGGCAGGGGCCGGGAAAACTCTACTCATGGGCTTGGGGAAGAGCCATATCTGTGACCTAATTTTAAAGGGATTGTTGTGCGGTCAGGTGTGTTTGCACTTCACTTTTAGTTTCTATTTAGTGAACTGAAATTCCCTTCTGTTATTCCCAAGGCTTAACAAAGTTGTGTGAaacataaaacaattttttaaatcctCAGTCAAaacttccctgggtggctcagaggttaaagcgtctgcctgcaatgtggaagacctgggttcgattcctgggtcgggaagatctcctggagaaggaagtggcaacccactccagtattcttgcctggagaatcccatggacggaggagcctggtaggctgcagtccatggggtcgcaaagagtcggacacgactgagtgacttcacatacacatacatacatacatagtcAAAACTTTCAAACCACATAAAACTATAAATGAGTCAGAGTCAATAGAAAACCCCATCTCCTCAAAATTAAAAGCATTctcaggacttccccagtggcccagtggttaagaactcaccttgcaatgcaagcgttgtgggttcagtccctagtcagtgAACTAAGCTCCCACATACTGCAGAACAACTCGGTCCACTCCACAACTagaaagcccaagtgccacaactaagaccaaaaaatatacacatattagaaaaaaaagtatCTTCAGTAATAATCAGatcaaggagaaaataaaaatagaaaaaatgattattgagaaaatgaaaaccagaacACTAGGTATATTGACATCAATACATTTAAAACTGTATCTAAAGTGAAATTAGCAACTTAAATCCTTTGATTACTTCTAAAacatcatcaaaaaattaaacattcataAAGGGATGAACTCTTGAAGAAAGCAAAAGtcagagaataataaaaatagcagCAGAAATAAACTTGAAACATTCTACAGAAAGTCCAATAAGATAGTGAAACTGTGGAAAGCTActttagagaaacagaaaacaaaagaataaaattgaaaatgagaaaagCCAGATAAGAATGACCAGGAAGACAATGTTTAAATCATAAAAGATTATATCCAATTGAATATTACTTGAAAACTTTAATAAAGGAGAGATCACTTGGGAAGCTATTTTCAATGACTCAATAAGAAGTAGAAAACCTGCACAGATgaataagcaaaaaagaaaaacctagaaGTTATAGAATTATGGGCAAAGAGCTGAAGGCCTGGGTGGTTGGTGGATGAGTTCTTTCAAGTCCCCAAACAATTCACAACCCCTGCATCACATGAATGAGGCTGGAACACTGAaaaaattaaacgatgcttgaTTATCAAGCTTATAAACTGTCACAACTCTGATATCAAATCCctgaaaagacaactcacagaaaGAAAACTGCAGCCCAGATTCACATAGGAATCAGAGAAAACAGAGTCCAGAGATCCTGAGCAAAGCCCCAGCCAAACAGATCCCACAGCAAACAACTCAGGCCCAGAACCAGGAGTCTCTCAACGACACAGTGGAACAAGACCCCACAGGCCAGTGGGGGTGCAGCCGAGGGCACTTCGGCCAGTACAGAAGTGAGGTCATAAAATCTTAATAAAATGAGCCCTTCTTcaattttgttgtcattgttgttctttaaaaataaggacTAGAAGGCTTTTCCCCAGCACCCAGcctacaccccccacccccaataccTGGACAGACAGGGCTGTCCACTGCCGACCACCCTCCAGAAGGATGAGCGGGGAGGCTGTCAAGGCCAAAAGTCCTGGGATTCCTGAGGAAGAAAGACAGAAACGAGCATAtgagctgctgttgttgttcagttgctaagacgtgtccaactctttgtaaccccatgggctgtagcccaccaggctcctctgtctgtgagaattctgcaggcaagaatattggagtgggttgccattcccttctccaggggatcatcctgaaccagggattgagccctgtctcttgcttggcaggtggattctttaccactgagccatcagggaagaccatcTGAGCCGCCAACCCCATTTAAAAGTCTGTAAACAGCAGCTACAGAACTGAGAAAACAGGGGAGAAAgaactggaaaactcagcagaacaAAATAGCTCAGGGAGGGACTGGAtagtgaattccctggtggtctagtggttcgGGCTCCACGCTCtcactgcccagggcctgggtttaacccctggtcggagaactaagaacCAGCATGCCTGGTggccaaaagtaaaaataaaaatataaagtaagcAAAATATGATAAGGGGCCTGGATATAggctaaatatttacaaatcaacaGATTTCCAAAACACAGTAACACAGATAACTGAAAACACAGTGGAAAAAGAAATCCCATCCATGATTGCAATAAGTAACATAAAGTGCCCCAGGAATAAACCAATTAATGTGAAAGATTTATGCGAGAAATGGCTAAAGAGACTTGAAGAAACAAAGTCAGAGCAGCTTAACAGAGGTGCAGGGGACGATCTCACTCTCTGGGCAAATGTAAGAAAAAGAGACGTGAAAATAATTACCCTGCCTTCCGAGCCAGTGATTCTACCTTTAGGGAAACATACCCTAAGGCAATAACTCTGAATAGAAAATGCTTTTGCTGTGGTATTTACTtcagggtgggcttccctggtggctcagacgttaaagcatctgcctgcaatgtgggagacctgggttcgatccctgggttgggaagatcccctggagaaggaaatggcaacccactccagtattcttgcctggtgaatcccatggacggaggagcctggtgggctagagtccacggggtagcagaggcggacacaactgagcgacttcacttcacttcacttactttagagctggagaaggaaatgacaacccactccattattcttgcctggagaattccatggacagaggagccttacgggttatggtccatggggttacaagagtcagaagctactgagcaactaacacttacttcaGGGTAAGAGAAAAGAACTGTCATTTCAAACATAAGGAGAGTTCATTAAATTCTGGTTCATCTGATTCTGGACTATTACACAGCTATTTAGAATGTATTTATGACAATACAGAAGCAGCTGTCTCGTGATGGTAAagggaagaggcagagagaaCACTCAGAAACTACTTAACATCACTGGACACTCCATGCAGGACAAGGCGTCCAGGCAACCGTGGAGGCTCTGAGACGCCAGGGGCTCAGGCACGAGGGTGATCTGGAGGAAACTGGCCCGGGAGGGGAGGGCCTGGGATGGCCaaggcccccaccccaccctgtccCTCAGAACATGTGCACCATATGCAAAGCGGCCCCCTCCCATGGGTGACACCAGCTGTGGGAAAGGTGCAGCAGGAGAGGCCACAGCCCTTTGGAGAGGGTCCCAGTGTCCATGTCAACACTTGAGCTGCACGTGGCCTTTGACCCAAGGATTCCTGGACAGCCCCCGTGAGCAGGGGTACCTGTGAAGCCCCCATGGCTGCTGGGAGATGGAGGAAGCACTCCTGTCATGGGGACCAGACTTAAGGGCTGGTGGTGAACCCACAGGGAACAGTGAGCAAGCCCTCCAGGAGATGGCCGATGGTCAAGGACGGAAGATGGACGGCTGGGGAGTCAGTGTAGAATGGCTCCACCCTGTCCACATAAACTGAGGATCCTGGGATACACATGCAAACAGCCACCAAAACTGCCACCAAAACTTCAGAGAGAAGCCAGAGTCGACATGGACAGCGGATGTTGCTGGGAGTGGGGCTAGGAGCCTGCAGTAGTCACGCTCACCCCAAGTGATCTTGCTTAGTGAGAACAACAGTTTTTTAAAGCACATCCTgtgcaacttccctggtggcttggtggtaaagaatccaagtgccaatgcagggacacgagttccatccctggtccagagagatgccacatgctgcggagcaactaagcccgtgccacAACTACTTGAagcctgcgctccagagcccaAGAGTCGCTGAGCCcctgcaccctggagcctgtgccacACAacagaggccactgcagtgagaggcctgcagccaaaattaataaataaataaaccacacCCAGTTTCTAAAGCAAACACTGAGCCGCTGCTGTGCGCAGTTCCCGTCCGTCTGAAACCTCGAGCTCTGCTGGGGAACTCCTGCCGGTTCTCCAACTCCAGCCCCAAGGCCAACGTTACGCCCTGGAGACGGAGGTGGCTCTGAAGACAGCGGGGGCCCATCAGCCCACACCCTGCAAAAGGGTCTCCAAAGCCTTTCTTTGGAAGGCTCGAGGCCTCAGgcgggccaggggctggggctccTCCTAAGACTCTCATCCAGGAGGATCTGGGCTTACCCATTGGGTGGGGTGCTGGCCATGCCCCAGAGATGGCCTGATTTGTGCCCTGATGGGGAACAGCGCAGCCTGATCAAGGACCTGCACCTCACCCAAAGCCCACATTCCAGCCTGGCCAGTCTGCCGATCACACAGACAGCTTTGTGCcctgagggttcagttcagtagctcagtcgtgttcaactccttgtgaccccatggactgtagcacaccaggcctccctgtccatcatcagctcccagagtttactcaaactcttgtccatcaagtcagtgatgccatccaactatctcatcctctgccatccctttctcctcctgccttcgatctttcccagcatcagggtcttttccaataagtcagctcttcgtgtcaggtggccaaagtgttggagtttcagcttcaacatcagtccttccagtgaatattcaggactgatctcctttaggatggactggttggatctccttgcagtccaagggactctcaagagtcttttccaacaccacagttcaaaagcatcagttcttcagcactcagctttctttatagtccaactcacatccatacatgactactggaaaaaccgtagctttgactagatggacctttgttggcaaagcgatgtctctgctttataatatgctgtctaggttggtcataacttttctttcaaggagcaagcatcttttaatttcgtggctacagtcaccatctgcagtgattttggagccctcaaaaataaagtctgtcactgtttccactgtttccccatctatttgccatgaagtgatgggaccgatgccacgatcttagctttctgaatgttgagttttaagccaactttttgactctcctctttcactttcatcaagaggctctttagtgcttcttcactttctgccataagggtggtgtcatctgcaaatctgaggttattgatatttctcccagcaatcttgattccagcttgtgcttcagcaaAGCTCAATTCTTAGGACAAAGGACAACAGAGCAGGCCGAGGTACATGACTGTTGGCAATGGTCACAGCGCAGACAAAGCCTTGGGGACAAGTGCCTCAGGCAGCCACTGCCAGGCAGGCATTCCTCGTAGGCTGAGGAGGTGGCATGGACCCTCTGCAGGGTGTCATGTCAAGGACACAGCACCGAGAGACAGGCCCTCCTCTACCCATGGTCACCTAGGGACACTGTGTGTCTTGGCCACAAGCTGAGGGCTCCTCCAGCTGCTCCCTCCTGTACCCGCCATCCCCCACCATGAGGACCCTGCTTGTCTCAGCTCCCTCCTCAAGGCCCACCTTGAGGCTGAAGGCATAGAGATGCCATGAGGGACCCTCGCACCCCAGGACATGCTCGCTCACAGGGTCTGCTTGCTCAGGGTAGGAGGTGACCACGCCCAACATTCAGGAGGTGACCacatccagagcgggtcccagagcaGCCGAGCATCCCCCTGGGAACCAGCAGCAGCTCTGAAAGAAGCTTcaacagagaaaaacaactcACTCCAGGTGAACAACTTATCCTGAGAAGACAGCTGGTCTGCATGTGCGGGCATTGCCAGGGTGGGCACAGACATTGCCAGGGCGAGGGCTGGGGTACGGACTCCACCTGCCTTGCTGCGCAGTGAGTGATCATCACCTCCAGGAACACGGAGCTCATCTGGTCACGGGGCCACATGGTCCACATCCCAGCCACTCAGACTAAGGTCACGGCACCAACCATGCCCTAAGTCACACTTCCCACATACAAAAACTTTCAAGCAGAGCCAGCTACCTTCATAGAAAGTGTCTTGGCCTCTGAAGGGGCTCCCACGGGGTGAGCTGGGTGACTGCGCCACGCTTACTTCCTGTCTGTGACCCACAGGTCTCTTTCCTAGGCAGGGTCCTTCCCTCTCTGGGCACAGCCATCAGCCAGTACGGTGGGCACAGCTGCCCTGGCCGAGGGCTGAGCACACCCGGCTGGCCAGCCTCCAAGAGAGCAGAGTCACACATGGCCTGGCTCTGCTGTCCCCTGGGCTGGCCTCAGCGGACCTGCTTTAAGCCTCTGTGGCAGCACCTCAGCGGCCACCATGGACGGAGCCCCACTAGCCCAAGCGGGTCACCCACCTgcccacccacctcccagagccGGCTCACCTGTGCTCCCCGGGGAGCAGGCCTCGGGGTAGGCGGGCGCCTTGGGGAAGAGGAAGTCACGGCCCCCGCGCCCACAGCTCTCCTGGCAGCTCTCGCTCAGCAGTCGCTTCAGCATCTGGTTCTCCTTCATGAGACGCACCTGCTTCTTGAGGTCAGCGTTCTCGCTCATGAGCCTGTTCATCAGCTCGCTGCCCTCAGCCATGGCCAGTCCTCTATCACGTGTGGGCCCGCGGCCCCATGGAGATGGAAAATCAGAGCCCGTGGGCGCTCCAGAAACGCCAAGAGCCCCGAGTTCCACCGGCCTTCCGCAGCCTTGTGATGTCGCCCTTAAAGCGGCAGCGTCTCGGCCATGGTGAGCAGAAGGGCGGGGacaggaggtggggctggggcacCTCACGGGGTGGACTCCCCAGCAAGGGAATAGCACAGGCCGAGGCCGAGGCCGGAATGTTCCGGGAAGAGCCAGAAATCTGGGCTGCA
This genomic window contains:
- the SPATC1L gene encoding speriolin-like protein, with translation MSSTSAGQTAPAPGRPACLQDPAGGLQLGWGRERGPRVTQCRQSSPPPGLQILLQPRFLALPGTFRPRPRPVLFPCWGVHPVRCPSPTSCPRPSAHHGRDAAALRATSQGCGRPVELGALGVSGAPTGSDFPSPWGRGPTRDRGLAMAEGSELMNRLMSENADLKKQVRLMKENQMLKRLLSESCQESCGRGGRDFLFPKAPAYPEACSPGSTVPDFGRFTSGPDAPSQLQGSSLEDLLCSHAPLSSEDDASPGCVTSSQVPFKAFLSSPELRVSRGSDRKLSPLLSPLQDPLVEKTLLETREVGRPKKVCFSESSLPSGDRTRRSYYLNEIQSFTGTEKDGRIVGEIAFQLDRRILAYVFPGVTRLYGFTVSNIPEKIKQTSIKSLDGSVDEKKLRELTHRYLTLTARLERLGYNRDVHPVFSEFLINTYGILKQRPDLRANPLHSSPAALRKLVIDVVPPKFLGDSLLLLNCLCELSKEDSRPLFAW